A single window of Malus sylvestris chromosome 5, drMalSylv7.2, whole genome shotgun sequence DNA harbors:
- the LOC126621406 gene encoding uncharacterized protein LOC126621406 → MECKFSANGGQNELGVRIGDQEIPKSDRFRYLGSILQKNGELDGDLNHRIQAGWMKWKSASGVLCDRRMPLKLKGKFYRTAIRPAMLYGTECWAVKHQHVHKMGVAEMRMLRWMCGHTRKDKIRNEDIRGKVGVAEIEGNMRENRLRWFGHVQRRPTDVPIRRCDYGTEVQGRRGRGRPRKTLEETLRKDLEYLDLTKDMTQDRAQWCSKIHIADPTQ, encoded by the coding sequence atggagtgcaagttcagtgcaaatggaggccaaaacgagttaggggtgaggatcggagatcaagaaataccaaagagcgaccgttttcgttacctaggatctatcttgcaaaagaacggagaattagatggagatctcaaccatagaatacaagctggatggatgaagtggaagagtgcatccggcgtgttgtgtgaccgccgtatgccactgaagctcaagggaaaattttataggacggcaataaggccggcgatgctgtatggcacagaatgttgggcggtgaaacatcaacacgtacacaaaatgggtgtagcggagatgaggatgcttcgttggatgtgtgggcacacgagaaaggataagattaggaatgaggatatccggggtaaagtaggagtagccgaaattgaaggaaatatgagagaaaatcggttacggtggtttggacatgtgcaaagaaggcctactgacgttccgattagaagatgcgactatgggacagaggttcagggccgaaggggtagaggaagacctaggaaaactttggaagagactctaagaaaagacttagagtacttggatctaacgaaggacatgacacaggatcgagcacaatggtgttctaagattcatatagccgatcccactcagtga
- the LOC126621401 gene encoding uncharacterized protein LOC126621401, with amino-acid sequence MKIDKEISHPIHLKHKLKIEYTEIPFHCDGCKEAGIGLKYKCQQCEFDLHKACAVASPTITHPFYNKCEFQFLYSPPGAARRVCDACRKDVLGFVYHCRRCGFDLHPCCANLPQVLDDGERNFYLYLKLSSACHQCGGKGHGWCYRSECKTYNLHVSCVKELLVESWQAKYLNVDKNKVRKMQTRIPSLKGTLKSHHGGGRGGKVRKCCEIAGGAVRVIVSAILGDPTALIGAAVGGFISK; translated from the coding sequence atgaagattgaCAAGGAAATCTCTCACCCCATCCACCTAAAACACAAGCTAAAGATCGAATACACTGAGATCCCGTTCCACTGCGACGGGTGCAAAGAAGCCGGAATTGGCCTCAAATACAAGTGCCAGCAATGTGAATTTGATTTGCACAAGGCATGCGCTGTGGCTTCTCCAACCATCACCCATCCCTTCTACAACAAATGTGAGTTTCAGTTTCTTTACAGCCCACCGGGCGCTGCAAGGAGAGTGTGTGATGCGTGTAGGAAGGATGTTCTAGGGTTTGTGTACCACTGCAGGAGGTGTGGTTTTGATCTGCACCCTTGTTGCGCAAACCTCCCACAAGTCCTGGATGACGGGGAGCGCAACTTTTACTTGTACCTCAAGTTATCGAGCGCTTGTCATCAGTGTGGAGGCAAGGGGCATGGTTGGTGTTATAGGTCAGAATGCAAGACGTATAATCTtcatgtgtcatgtgtgaaggaGCTGCTTGTGGAGAGCTGGCAAGCCAAGTATCTCAATGTGGACAAGAACAAGGTTAGGAAAATGCAGACGAGGATCCCGAGCCTGAAGGGGACGCTGAAAAGCCACCACGGCGGAGGGAGAGGTGGGAAGGTCAGAAAGTGTTGCGAGATAGCTGGTGGCGCTGTTCGCGTCATTGTCTCTGCCATACTCGGAGATCCTACTGCCCTAATAGGCGCCGCTGTTGGCGGTTTCATATCCAAGTag
- the LOC126621396 gene encoding pentatricopeptide repeat-containing protein At4g38150-like — MPSFQDRVSKHIFAAVSNPFRQSTSLSTKLHRFSTTADRGGEMEAASEQQPPDPIPNRPLRGQRLSNPQTSNLQFLNKNSPISERRRESPSSPPLQDSSFLEKLKLGLDKSKREEPQEVPEPPQPPEEADQIFKKMKETGLIPNAVAMLDGLCKDGLVQEAMKLFGSMREKGTIPEVVIYTAVVDGFCKAQKFEDARRIFRKMQSNGIVPNAFSYTVLIQGLYRANNLEDAAEFCSEMLEAGHSPNVATFVGLIDAVCKEKDMEEAESVIGKLKQKGYMVNEKAVKEFLDKKAPFSPRVWEAIFGKNKSQRMF; from the coding sequence ATGCCATCGTTTCAGGATCGGGTTTCCAAGCACATATTTGCTGCAGTTTCTAATCCATTTCGCCAATCAACGAGCTTGTCGACGAAGCTGCATCGTTTTAGCACCACCGCCGATCGTGGCGGTGAAATGGAAGCAGCATCAGAGCAACAGCCGCCGGATCCCATACCCAATAGGCCCTTGAGAGGCCAAAGACTATCAAATCCCCAAACTTCCAATCTCCAATTCCTCAACAAAAACTCACCCATTtcagagagaaggagagagagcccTTCTTCTCCGCCATTGCAGGACAGCAGCTTTCTTGAAAAGCTGAAGCTGGGACTCGACAAGTCGAAGAGGGAGGAGCCGCAGGAAGTTCCCGAGCCGCCGCAGCCGCCGGAAGAAGCGGACCAGATATTCAAGAAGATGAAGGAGACGGGTCTGATTCCGAATGCGGTGGCAATGCTTGACGGGCTATGCAAAGATGGTCTGGTCCAGGAGGCCATGAAGCTTTTTGGGTCGATGCGCGAAAAGGGTACGATTCCTGAGGTTGTTATATACACTGCTGTGGTTGATGGCTTTTGCAAAGCACAGAAGTTCGAAGATGCTAGGAGGATTTTCAGGAAGATGCAGAGCAATGGGATTGTTCCTAATGCTTTTAGTTACACTGTGTTGATACAAGGGTTGTATAGAGCTAATAACTTGGAGGATGCTGCTGAATTTTGTAGCGAAATGCTGGAAGCCGGTCACTCGCCCAATGTAGCTACTTTTGTCGGGTTGATTGATGCGGTTTGTAAGGAAAAGGATATGGAAGAAGCTGAGAGTGTTATTGGGAAGTTGAAGCAGAAGGGGTATATGGTTAATGAGAAGGCTGTTAAAGagtttttggacaaaaaggCACCATTTTCGCCGAGGGTTTGGGAAGCTATCTTTGGGAAGAATAAGTCACAGAGAATGTTCTGA
- the LOC126621382 gene encoding protein FAR1-RELATED SEQUENCE 9-like gives MSGIRQRTLGGGGQHVLDYLKRMQADNPTFFYAVQGDSDHSSGNIFWVDATARLNHTYFGDAVIFDTSYRTNRYRVPFASFSGFNHHGQPVLFGCALILNESESSFIWLFQTWLHAMAGRLPVSFTTDPDRHMQVAVAQVFPQTRHRFCKWAIFKETQEKLDQLYHSHPTFETEFKKCINESETIDEFESHWQSLLGRYYIMDNEWLQSMYNARQQWVPVYMKDTFFGEFAVNVGSERLALFFDGFVNASTTMQVLLKQYEKALVSWHEMELKADYDTTNTMPALKTPSPMEKQAANLYTRRVFKKFQEELVETMANPATKINDSGTVATYRVAKFGEDHKAHAVSFSSFEMKASCSCQMFEYSGIICRHILAVFRAKNVLTLPPQYVLKRWTRNAKSGAGGAMLDERASESPRNSRESVTVGYNNLRQEAIKYVEEGAKSIHIYNVAMNALQEAAKKVAATKNKGSGATQGSSLANGGSQEIHATEANEMAGYQPTDEKEKKIRELSAELENTNQRCEVYRANLLAVLRDMEEQKMKLSVKVQSARLSMKE, from the exons ATGAGTGGCATCAGACAAAGGACCCTCGGGGGTGGGGGTCAGCATGTTCTGGACTATCTAAAACGAATGCAGGCAGACAATCCTACTTTCTTTTACGCAGTTCAGGGTGATAGTGATCACTCTAGTGGTAATATATTTTGGGTGGACGCAACAGCCAGGTTGAACCATACATATTTTGGAGATGCCGTTATATTTGACACTTCGTACAGGACAAACCGCTATAGGGTACCGTTTGCCTCATTCTCTGGATTTAATCATCATGGCCAGCCGGTGTTGTTTGGCTGTGCGTTAATTCTCAATGAGTCTGAGTCTTCCTTCATATGGCTATTTCAAACTTGGCTTCATGCAATGGCTGGACGCCTCCCTGTCTCTTTCACCACTGATCCAGATAGGCACATGCAAGTTGCAGTTGCGCAAGTTTTTCCTCAAACCCGCCATCGCTTCTGTAAGTGGGCCATATTTAAAGAAACGCAAGAGAAGCTGGATCAGTTGTATCATTCTCATCCTACTTTCGAAACTGAATTTAAGAAGTGCATCAATGAGAGCGAGACAATTGATGAGTTTGAGTCACATTGGCAATCATTGCTTGGAAGGTACTACATCATGGATAATGAGTGGCTTCAGTCCATGTACAATGCTAGGCAACAGTGGGTCCCAGTTTACATGAAGGACACCTTTTTTGGAGAGTTTGCTGTAAATGTGGGAAGTGAAAGGTTAGCCTTGTTTTTTGATGGGTTTGTGAATGCATCCACTACCATGCAGGTTTTGCTTAAGCAGTATGAGAAAGCTTTAGTTAGTTGGCATGAGATGGAACTAAAAGCAGATTATGACACTACTAATACTATGCCAGCTCTTAAGACACCGTCTCCTATGGAAAAACAAGCTGCAAACCTCTATACGAGGAGAGTATTTAAGAAGTTCCAGGAGGAGTTGGTTGAGACCATGGCAAATCCTGCAACCAAAATTAATGACTCAGGAACTGTTGCCACCTATCGAGTGGCCAAATTTGGGGAAGACCACAAGGCACATGCTGTTAGCTTCAGTTCCTTTGAGATGAAAGCTAGTTGTAGTTGTCAAATGTTTGAATATTCGGGTATAATCTGTAGGCACATACTAGCAGTTTTTAGAGCAAAGAATGTTCTAACACTTCCTCCTCAATATGTATTGAAGCGATGGACAAGAAATGCCAAGAGTGGAGCTGGTGGAGCTATGCTGGATGAACGTGCTTCTGAATCACCAAGGAATTCTCGAGAATCGGTAACAGTTGGGTATAACAATTTACGTCAGGAAGCAATCAAATATGTAGAAGAGGGAGCAAAATCTATCCACATATACAATGTAGCGATGAATGCTCTACAGGAAGCTGCTAAGAAAGTTGCTGCTACAAAGAATAAAGGTTCTGGAGCTACACAGGGTAGTTCCCTGGCCAATGGAGGTAGCCAAGAAATTCATGCGACTGAAGCAAATGAAATGGCAGGGTATCAACCAACG gatgaaaaggaaaagaaaatccgCGAATTGTCTGCTGAGTTGGAGAACACCAACCAACGCTGTGAAGTTTATCGAGCAAATCTGCTTGCTGTTCTACGAGATATGGAAGAGCAGAAGATGAAGCTTTCAGTGAAGGTTCAAAGTGCTAGGCTAAGTATGAAGGAGTGA
- the LOC126621422 gene encoding uncharacterized protein LOC126621422 isoform X7, producing MASTQNQSAHVDLFDAYFRRANLDRDGRISGNEAVDFFQGSGLPKQVLAQQLMPGPGARHMASPAGGRPPKTVAPSHAEEKQQAN from the exons ATGGCGTCGACGCAGAACCAATCGGCGCATGTGGATCTCTTCGACGCGTATTTCCGACGGGCCAATTTGGACCGCGATGGCCGGATTAGTGGCAATGAAGCCGTCGATTTCTTCCAGGGCTCTGGTCTCCCCAAACAGGTCCTTGCgcag CAACTGATGCCTGGTCCTGGTGCTCGGCACATGGCATCCCCAGCTGGAGGAAGGCCACCGAAGACAGTTGCTCCTTCTCATGCTGAGGAAAAGCAGCAGGCCAATTAG
- the LOC126621425 gene encoding protein phosphatase PP2A regulatory subunit A-like, translating into MGGVPALLPTLQVKAMILIHSALSDDTRTVVDSVELELTDMDLKSISSRSLPDPHTLRKSSHLLGPKVLQELSTDSSQHVRSALASVIMGMAQVLGKDATIEQLLPIFLSLLKDEFPDVSISHV; encoded by the exons ATGGGGGGAGTTCCGGCGCTGCTTCCGACGCTGCAAGTGAAGGCGATGATCCTGATCCACTCCGCCTTGTCCGATGACACGCGTACTGTGGTGGATTCGGTGGAGTTGGAGCTCACCGACATGGACCTCAAATCCATCTCCTCCAGGTCCTTGCCCGACCCGCATACCCTCCGAAAGTCCTCTCACCTCCTCGGCCCCAAAGTCCTCCAG GAATTGTCGACAGATTCTTCCCAGCACGTTCGTTCTGCATTGGCTTCAGTAATAATGGGAATGGCACAAGTTTTAGGAAAG GATGCAACTATAGAGCAGCTGCTGcctatttttctttctcttctaaAAGACGAGTTTCCTGATGTTTCAATATCTCATGTTTGA
- the LOC126621378 gene encoding probable L-type lectin-domain containing receptor kinase S.5, whose translation MRCSKRMLITFLAASFAIMLHYAAIGAAAAEGAKPKDFPFLIFDEKTDQNTFHFTQHSSIDKGALQLTPDSLNPQDSKENKSGRIMYQRPYRLWLSDIVVASFNSTFLINVYREKDWDAGEGLAFLIASDIHVPEQSQGQWLGLTNSSTDGKTTNHFVAVEFDTEKQDFDPDDNHIGLNINSVKSNKTVSLKPLGIEISPETPTNYSVWVDYNGRSKVLEVYMAKDSLTNPATKPQTPLLRETINLREYLKKESYFGFAGSTGTSAVQLNCVLKWDLKVEEFHPRKDLTWLKIAVGVGVPVTSLLLVSAVWLGVGYSNKRKRTRIEESNVLGKLKRLPGMPREFKYKELKEATNNFHESMRLGQGGFGIVYRGSLRDKDHANTNSSAEIAVKKFSRDNIKGKDDFMAELTIIHRLRHKHLVRLVGWCYEKGKLLLVYDFMPNGSVDKHLYEASSQNTLNWKHRCKILAGVASALHYLQNEYDQKVVHRDLKASNIMLDSDFNARLGDFGLARALDQERNSYAELELAGVPGTMGYVAPECFHTGKATPESDVFGFGAVVLEIVCGRSPGIKILHEHQQYSLIDWVWMLHREGRIEEAVDERLKNDYVFDEAIKLLLLGLACSHPIASERPQTQAVCQIISGTMPAPSVPPFKPAFTWSSMATAYSSTETVSTLSNIILSSITVSSSITEEH comes from the exons ATGAGGTGCTCGAAAAGAATGTTAATCACCTTCCTAGCTGCCTCTTTTGCCATAATGCTGCATTATGCTGCCATAGGCGCCGCAGCAGCGGAAGGAGCTAAGCCGAAAGATTTCCCTTTTCTTATATTTGATGAAAAAACTGACCAAAATACCTTCCACTTTACACAACATTCTTCAATTGATAAGGGGGCGCTTCAGTTAACCCCAGACAGCTTGAACCCGCAAGACTCCAAAGAAAACAAGTCTGGTCGGATTATGTACCAGAGACCTTACAGACTATGGCTTTCTGACATTGTTGTTGCCTCCTTCAACTCAACTTTCCTCATCAACGTCTACCGCGAGAAAGACTGGGACGCTGGTGAGGGGTTAGCTTTTCTTATAGCTTCGGATATCCATGTACCTGAACAGAGTCAAGGGCAGTGGCTAGGCCTCACGAATTCCAGCACCGATGGTAAAACCACAAACCACTTCGTTGCTGTTGAATTCGACACGGAGAAGCAAGATTTCGATCCTGATGACAACCACATTGGACTCAACATCAACTCTGTAAAATCAAACAAGACTGTTTCTCTCAAGCCTTTGGGCATTGAGATATCGCCAGAGACACCCACCAACTACAGTGTTTGGGTGGATTACAATGGTAGGTCCAAAGTCCTCGAAGTCTACATGGCTAAAGACTCTCTAACCAACCCGGCAACAAAGCCTCAGACACCACTTCTAAGGGAGACAATAAACTTGAGGGAGTATCTCAAAAAGGAGTCCTACTTCGGATTTGCTGGTTCCACGGGCACCTCAGCAGTTCAGCTAAACTGCGTTTTGAAATGGGATCTGAAGGTGGAGGAATTTCACCCTAGAAAAgatttgacttggttgaaaatTGCTGTCGGGGTTGGTGTCCCAGTAACGAGTTTGCTACTAGTCTCTGCAGTTTGGCTGGGAGTCGGATATtcaaacaaaaggaaaagaacCAGGATTGAGGAGTCCAATGTTCTCGGGAAACTGAAGAGGTTGCCAGGGATGCCTAGGGAGTTCAAGTACAAGGAGCTCAAAGAGGCTACCAATAATTTCCATGAGAGCATGAGACTGGGGCAAGGCGGATTTGGCATTGTTTACAGAGGATCTCTGCGTGATAAAGATCATGCAAATACCAACTCCTCAGCAGAAATTGCTGTCAAGAAATTCTCTCGGGACAACATCAAAGGCAAAGACGATTTCATGGCTGAGCTCACCATAATTCACCGCCTTCGCCACAAACATCTTGTCCGATTAGTGG GATGGTGCTATGAGAAAGGGAAACTTCTTTTAGTCTACGATTTCATGCCAAATGGCAGCGTTGATAAACACCTCTACGAAGCTTCCAGCCAGAATACACTGAATTGGAAACACCGATGCAAGATCCTAGCTGGTGTGGCATCAGCATTGCATTACCTGCAAAATGAGTACGACCAAAAAGTGGTGCACCGTGACCTCAAGGCCAGCAACATCATGCTTGACTCAGACTTCAATGCCCGCCTGGGAGACTTTGGCCTTGCCCGAGCCTTGGATCAAGAGAGGAACTCATATGCTGAACTAGAACTAGCTGGAGTCCCAGGCACCATGGGCTATGTTGCTCCAGAGTGCTTCCACACAGGGAAGGCTACTCCAGAATCTGATGTGTTCGGTTTTGGGGCAGTGGTGCTTGAAATTGTATGTGGTAGAAGTCCTGGGATTAAGATTCTTCATGAACACCAGCAGTATTCGCTGATCGATTGGGTGTGGATGTTGCATCGAGAAGGGCGTATTGAAGAAGCAGTAGATGAGCGGCTCAAAAACGATTATGTGTTTGATGAAGCAATTAAGCTTCTACTTCTCGGGTTGGCATGTTCACATCCGATTGCCAGTGAGAGGCCTCAAACACAGGCGGTTTGCCAGATCATATCTGGAACCATGCCGGCCCCTAGTGTACCTCCATTCAAGCCCGCTTTCACGTGGTCTTCCATGGCTACTGCCTACAGCAGCACTGAGACCGTGAGTACACTTTCTAACATCATTCTTTCTAGCATTACAGTGTCTTCCTCAATCACGGAAGAACATTGA